The Agromyces sp. 3263 DNA segment GCGGATGCCGCGCGCCGGGCGATGCTGGTGCGTGCGAGCCCGCGCTCTGTCGCCGCGTACAGCCAGTCGCGCAGGAGGGGCAGGTCGACGCCCGACGGCGACCTGACCCCGCGCGCTTCGGCGAACCGCATGAGGTCGACCAGGTCGCCTCGGTACGCCGCGACAGTGTGGGCGGAGTAGCCGCGCTCCGAGCGGACGTGCCCGAGGTAGTCGTCGAGGAGGGCGTCGAGCGTCACGAGTCGCGCCCCCGGCTCGAAGCGGGGGGCCGAGGCGGGTGGACGACTGCACCGTGGCCGTGCATCACTCCGCCTCGGGAGCGGTGGGCTTCCGTGAGAACCGCTCGATGCGCCCGGCGGGCGGGAGTTGTTCGATCTCGGTGAGGAACGCCTCGCCCAGATGCGTGACCACGGGGAACGGCCCGAGGGGGACGACGGAGGTCACGACGGCTTCGTCGTAGAGGTGGACGAGGGTGAACGAGCGGCCACCGTCGACGCCGACCAGGTCGCGAGGCGGCGCGGAGAGGTCCATGGTGTAGGCGAGCGCACCGGCGACGGAGACCGGGATGCCCGCGAACATGCCGTTGGTCGCGTAGTGCAGGTGTCCGCCGAGGATGTGACGCACATCGCGGCCGCGGATGACGTCGGCGAGCTCGTCCTGTCCGCGGAGTTCGAGGACGTCCATGAGCGGGAGCGGCGTGGGGATGGGGGCGTGGTGCATCGCGAGCACGGTGCCCTCGGGGGCCGGCTCGTCGAGGACGCGGTCGAGCCACTCGAGCGACGTCGCGTCGAGCGCACCGTGGTGGTATCCCGGAACGCTCGTGTCGAGGACGACGATGCGAAGGCCTCCGATCGCCACCGCGCGGTGCGTGGGCGACTCGCTGGGCACCTCCCCCAGGAGTTCACGACGGAAGACGGGCCGCTCGTCGTGGTTGCCGATGACCCAGACCAGTGCCGCGCCCGTCGAGGCCGCGAGCGGATCGAGCGCATCGCGGACGAGGCGGTAGGCGTCAGGCTCCCCCAGGTCGGTGACATCGCCCGTGACGACGATGGCGTCGAGTCGGTCTCCGAGTCGCGAGAGCTGCCGGACGGCCTGGTCGAGCGCGCGCACGGTGTCGGCGACGCCCCCGAGCCGGGCTCCGCCTTGCAGCAGGTGCGTGTCGCTCACATGGGCGATGACCCGTTTCGCGGCCGGGTACCGACCGAGTTGCGCTGCCTGTTCCGCCTGCATTCCGACCCCCTCGTGGTCAGCCTAGGCGGTGCCGCCGACGCCCCGCCGGGCATCACCCGGCCCGTCGCCGGAGCCAGCCGGATGGACGTCGCTCGACGATTCCCTCGGCCTCGAACCGGCCGAGGGTCGACATCGCCTCCGGCACCGACAACCCGGCCCTGCGCGCGACGTCCGACAGCTCGCGCGGCGTGCGGGTGCTGAGCGCATCGAGCATGCGCACTCCGGTGGGGTCGTCCGAACCGGTGCCGATGGTGCGGTCTGCATCGGGCGATCGGCCGGCACCGTCGCTCGATCCGAGCGCCGGTCGACGTCCGATCCCGGTGCCGTTCCCGCCTCCGGCCAACTCGGCCATCTGGTCGGCGTCGACGACGCAGACCGCATCGAACTCCCGCAGGAGGCGGTGGCATCCGGCCGAGGCGGGACTCGTCACCGGCCCCGGCACGGCTCCGAGCGGGCGGCCGAGCGCGGCCGCGTGCCCGGCCGTGTTGAGCGATCCCGAACGGGTCCCGGCTTCCAGCACGACGGTCGCCTCGCTCGCGGCGGCGATGAGGCGATTGCGCTGCAGGAACCTCCATTTCGTCGGCGCCGTACCACAGGGCAGCTCCGACACGACCGCCCCGGTCTGCACGATGCGCGCGAGGAGGGATTCATGCCCCAGCGGATAGAACCGGTCGACTCCGCCGGCGAGGAAGGCGACGGTCGTGCCGTCGCTCGCCAACGCGGCGCGATGCGCCATGCCGTCGATGCCGTAGGCACCGCCCGAAACCACGGTGAAGCCGCGGTCGACGAGCCCGGCCGAGGCCTCCATGGCGACGTGCTCGCCGTAGCCTGTCGCCGCGCGGGCACCGACGAGGGCGATCGTGGAGTGCGCAGACGACAACGCGTCGGCTCGCCCCCGCACCCAGAGGCCGAGCGGTGCATGCACGTGGAGCTCGTCGACGCCGCGCGGCCATGCGGGGTCGGCGGGCGTGAGCAGCACCGCCCCGACACGAGCGGCCTGGGTGAGCGAGCGGATGAACGACCCGTGATCGAGCCGTGGCGACCAGCGGTCGAGTCCTGCCGTCGCCTCGCGCTCGTCGAGGTCGCCTCCAGCCCCAACGACCCGCTCGACCAGGTCCGCGGCCGAGCGACCGGCCAGCAGCGACTCGGCGGTGTCGATCGCTCCGATCGCTCCGACCACCCGGCCGAGCACGCCGTCACCGGGCTCCGCGACGAGTCCGAGGACGGCCCGGGCGAACGCCTCGAGCGTCGGCTCCCCGCCGGTGCGGACGGCGGCGAACTCCACGGCCGATCGTCCTGCCGCCTGCTGCAACCGCGTCATGCGTTGATTCCCTTCCTCATGAAGTAGGCCCGGCCCACGTGTTCGGCGGTCGGGGCGGCGGCCCCGTCGAGGTCGGCGATCGTCCACGCGGTCTTCAGCACGCGGTCGTATCCGCGCATCGTGATGCCGCCGCGCTCGAGCGCACGATCGAGCGCGGCACTCGCGCGTCCGCCGGGGTGGAGGCGACCGGCGCCGCGCATCCACGGCCCGGGCATCTCCGAGTTCGTGCGCCAGGGCGTCGACCGGAGGCGCTCACGCGCGATCGCGCGGGCCGCGTCGACGCGCACTCGAGCCTCGGCGCTGGACAACCCCGGCAGATCGGCCGCGACGCGAATGCCGGCGGTCGTGATGCGGGGAACCAGGATCTGCAGGTCGATGCGGTCGAGCAGCGGGCCGGAGATGCGCGCGAGGTAGCGGCGGCGCACGACCGGCGAGCAGGTGCAACTGGTGTCATCGACGCCGTGATGGCCGCACGGGCAGGGATTGGCGGCGATGACGAGCTGGAAGCGGGCCGGGAACGATGCCACCGCGCTCGCCCGGTGGATGGAGATGGTGCCCGATTCCAGCGGCTGGCGGAGCACGTCGAGCACGGTCGAGGCGAACTCGGGGGCTTCATCGAGGAAGAGCACTCCGTGCGACGCGCGAGCGGCCGCGCCCGGGCGGATGACCCGACTCCCGCCGCCCACGATCGCCGCGGCCGATGCGGTGTGATGGGGCGCCTCGAACGGCGGACGCACCGAGAGGGTGGCGCCCAACGGCCGACCGGAAAGCGATCGGATCGACGAGACCTCGAGCGCGGCATCCGAATCGAGGTCGGGCAGGATGCCCGGCAGCCGCGAGGCGAGCATCGTCTTGCCGGCCCCCGGTGGGCCCAGCAGGAAGAGGTGGTGGCCGCCCGCGGCCGCCGTGACCAGGGCCTCGACGGCATCGCCGTTCCCGGCGATGTCGGCCAGGTCGCCGACCAGGGGCTCCCCGTCCTCGCCCCGGATGATCGCGGGCACGGCCTCGACCGCCTGCTCCTCGTAGTCGCCGCCGTGGCGGATCGCCGCCTCGAGCAGCGACGAGACGCCGATCACCTCGACGCCCGGCACCAGCGCCGCCTCGGCGGCATTGGCGGCAGGCACCATCACGGTGTCGTGGCCGGCCCGGACCGCGGCGAGCACGGCCGGCAGGATGCCGTCGATCGGACGGAGCCGACCGTCGAGGCCGAGCTCCCCGAGGTGCACGACGCGATCGACGGAATCCACCGAGACCTCGCCGGCGGCTGCGAGGCACGCGATGGCGATCGCCAGGTCGAACCCGGACCCGTGCTTGGGCAGCGCCGCAGGCGAGAGGTTGACCGTGAGCTTGCGCTGCGGGAGCGGGCACCCCGCGTTGACCGCGGCGGAGCGCACCCGCTCGCGAGCCTCGGTCAGTGCCGCGTCGGGCAGGCCGATGATCACGAATCCGGGCAGCTGCGACGAGAGATCGGCCTCGACCTCGACCACCGAGCCGGTGAGGCCGAGGAGTGCGATGGAGCGCGTGCGTGCCACGGGCATCAGCCGATCCCCTCGAGGTGCTCGATGAGCGCCGGCGCCTCGGTCGGTGCGAGCACGGCCACCGCGTCGATGCGGAGACGTGCGACCGGCGCATCCGTCGCCTCGCACCACGCGATCGCGAGCCGGCGCAGCCGAGCGAGCTTGATCGGCGTGATGGCCTCGAACGGATGACCGTAGTCCTGCGACGTGCGGGTCTTCACCTCGACGACGACCGTGTCGCTCCCGTCGCGCGCGACGATGTCGATCTCGCCGAGCCTGCATCGCCAGTTGCGGGCGACGACGCGCATCCCGCGCGATTCGAGATGATCGACCGCGAGCTGTTCGCCGTGCCGACCGAGTTCCGCATTGTGGGCCACCAGCACCACCTCCACGACCAGCGTGGTGGCGGGACCAGCCGGCTCGGCGCGGTCTCGACCGCCTCGTGGCCGCGGGCGCCAGGAGTCAGGGTGTCGAGGACGAGTCGCCGACGACGGTGGACGTCAGGACGGTCCTCCGCCGGCCGACCCCGGCGGCCGTCGTCGCGGGAAGGCCCGAGCGCTACTCGTCGAGCGCGAGCTCCTTGGGAAGCTCGAACTCGCGCGTCGCGAGCTCCTCGACGTTCACGTCCTTGAACGTGAGCACGCGCACGGACTTCACGAACCGGTCGGCACGGTAGACGTCCCAGACCCAGACGTCCTTCATGGTCAACTCGAAGTAGAAGTCGTGCTCGGTGTCCCGGCGCACCAGTTCGACCTCGTTGGCGAGGTAGAAGCGCCGCTCCGTCTCGACCACGTACTGGAATTGCGACACGATGTCGCGGTATTCGCGGTACAGGGCCAGCTCGACCTCGCGGTCGTAGTCTTCGAACTCGTCTTCATCCATCGGGATTCATCCTACGCCGAGGTCGAAGAGCGCCGGCGCCTCCTCGGGGCGCTCGTGGAGCCAGGTATGCCGGTGCAGGGCGCTCGGGCCGTGCTCGGCGAGTGCGGCGAAGTGCCCTCGGCTCGAGTAGCCCTTGTTCTCGTCCCACCCGTAGAGCGGCAGGTCGTCGTGGGCGCTGCGCATGCCCCGGTCGCGGTGCACCTTGGCGATGACGGATGCCGCGGCCACCGACGCGCAGTCGCGATCGGCCTTGATCCGCGTGGTCACACGGGCACGGTGCTGGATCGACGGGCTCAGCCAGTCGTAGTTGCCGTCGAGCAGGAGCGGCGCATCCAGCGCGACCTCCTGCGCGGCGGTGAGCGCGGCGTAGGCGCGGGCACCGGCGAGGCCGAGGCACGCCATGATGCCGAGCTCGTCGATCTCGGCGGCGGATGCCTCGCCCACGGCCCAGCCGCTCACCCACGCCGCGGCGCGCGGCGCCATGGCCTCGCGGCGCGGCTCGGTCATGAGCTTCGAGTCGCGGAGTCCGGCTGGCATCCGGCGCACCGACGCCTCGATGAGCACGAGCCCGACGGCGACCGGTCCGGCGAGCGCACCGCGGCCGACCTCGTCGCAGGCGAGCACCACGGGAGCCCCGGTGTCGAACAGCTCGCGCTCGACCTTGAGATTGGGGATCGCGGTCGGCGACATGTCAGCCCGTGCCCTCGTCGACGCCCTCGAAGACCTCGGGGTAGTTGCCGAGCCAGGCCCAGTGGTCGATGGGCCAGCTCACGACGAACGCGCGCCCGACGACGTTCTCGATCGGCACGAAGCCCTTGAGCGGCGTCTCGCCGTTGTAGCGCGAGTCCTTGGAGTTGTAGCGGTTGTCGCCCATCACCCACAGCGAGCCGTCGGGCACGACGGTGTCGAAGTCGTCACGGGAGACCTTGGTCTCGCCGGGCGGCAGCGCGACGTAGGGCTCGTCGAGCGGCACGCCGTTGACGCTCATCTGCCCGAGTGCGTTGCAGCAGGTGACGTGGTCGCCCGGCAGGCCGATGACGCGCTTCACGAGGTGGTCGTTGGAGTCGGGGGCCGAGAGCCCGACGAACGCGAGGAACCAGTCGATCGCGGCGACGAGCGGCGGCTGCACCGTCTCGGGGCGGGCCGGGAGCCAGCCGCCCGGATCCTTGAACACGACGACGTCGCCGTGTTCGATCGGCGTCACCTCGGGCACCAGCTGGTTGACGATGATGCGATCGTCCATCACCAGCGTCTGCTCCATCGATTGCGACGGGATGAAGAACGACCGGATGAGGAAGGTCTTGATGAGGAAGGAGACCAGCACCGCCACCACGAAGATGACGAGCAGGTCTCGCAGGAAGAGCAGCGTGCTCCGTTTCCTGCGTGCCGACGCCGAGCCCGCGCGGTCTGTCCGCGTGGTGCTGATTTCTTCTGTCATTTAACCGCCCGAGCTCCCCACCCAGTCTAGGGGTGGGGAGCTCGGTCGGAATGCCGTGCCGCTCGCGACGCGCGGGCGGATGCGACGACGGATCAGCTGTCGCGCTTCTCCTTGATCTTCGCCTTCTTGCCGCGGAGCTTGCGCAGGTAGTAGAGCTTCGCGCGCCGGACGTCACCGCGGGTCACGACCTCGATGTGGTCGATGACCGGCGAGTGCACCGGGAACTTGCGCTCGACGCCGACCTGGAACGAGACCTTGCGGACGGTGAAGGTCTCGCGGACGCCCTCGCCCTGGCGGCCGATGACGACGCCCTGGAAGACCTGGATGCGCGAGCGCGTGCCTTCGATGATGTTGACGTGCACCTTGACGGTGTCGCCGGGGCGGAAGTCGGGGACATCCGACCTCAGGCTCGCGGCGTCGACATGGTCGAGGATGTGCATGATGGTTCGCTCTCTGCGCCCGCCACCGGTCGAACGCGGATCATGGATGGAAGTGTGTGGTGCCGCCTGCGCGATCACTCGCGCGGTGCGTCCTCCCCGGAGGCAGAGTCCTGCGGCGGCACAATCGTCTATTGTGCCATGCCGGAGCGCTGCGCGCCAAAGCGGGCGAACGGATGCCTCGCCGGCTGCTGCAGCGTCAGTCGCGCACCTCGCGCACGACGATGACCTCGCCGTCGTCGTCGCCGAAGGGCGAGCGCCGCGCCGGCATCTCGCCCCGGGCCTCGGGCGCGGGGCGGGACTGCGCCGCCGCGACGCGTTCGAACTCGTCCATGGTCGCCTGTACGCGTCGCGCGCCGTCGGAGACGAGTTGCCAGATCGCCGCCCAGAACGCCGCGATGGCAAGGAGGATGGCGGCCACGCCGAGGAATCCGGATGCGTCGCCGTAGAACCCGAGGCCGATGATCGAGGCGTGCCACAGGCCGACCACCGCGACGTCGGTCCACGAGGCCGCCCGCTCTGCTCGCACCGTGGGACGCGCCCACACCAGGAGCGCGATGATGCCGAGGGCGACGAACGCCACGGGCACGGTGATGATGAGGCCGAGGGTGCCCCACCCGCCGCCGCCGAAGACCGCCCACCCCACGGCGAGCCAGATCGGCAACACGACGGTCGCCGCGACCAGCCACCTGAGGAATGCCCGCCGGATCAGCATGCCCACAGCGTAACGCCGTGGGCCTGCGCGCGGGCCGGGTGTTCACTCAGGGCGGACCCGGCAGAATGGTCTCGGAGAGGATGAGCGTGATCGAACTGAGGACCCCGGCGGAGATCGAGCAGATGCGTCCGGCCGGCCGCTTCGTGGCGAGCGTCCTGGAGGCGACGTCGAAGGCCGCCGCGGTGGGCATGAACCT contains these protein-coding regions:
- the dprA gene encoding DNA-processing protein DprA, giving the protein MTRLQQAAGRSAVEFAAVRTGGEPTLEAFARAVLGLVAEPGDGVLGRVVGAIGAIDTAESLLAGRSAADLVERVVGAGGDLDEREATAGLDRWSPRLDHGSFIRSLTQAARVGAVLLTPADPAWPRGVDELHVHAPLGLWVRGRADALSSAHSTIALVGARAATGYGEHVAMEASAGLVDRGFTVVSGGAYGIDGMAHRAALASDGTTVAFLAGGVDRFYPLGHESLLARIVQTGAVVSELPCGTAPTKWRFLQRNRLIAAASEATVVLEAGTRSGSLNTAGHAAALGRPLGAVPGPVTSPASAGCHRLLREFDAVCVVDADQMAELAGGGNGTGIGRRPALGSSDGAGRSPDADRTIGTGSDDPTGVRMLDALSTRTPRELSDVARRAGLSVPEAMSTLGRFEAEGIVERRPSGWLRRRAG
- a CDS encoding phosphodiesterase, which produces MQAEQAAQLGRYPAAKRVIAHVSDTHLLQGGARLGGVADTVRALDQAVRQLSRLGDRLDAIVVTGDVTDLGEPDAYRLVRDALDPLAASTGAALVWVIGNHDERPVFRRELLGEVPSESPTHRAVAIGGLRIVVLDTSVPGYHHGALDATSLEWLDRVLDEPAPEGTVLAMHHAPIPTPLPLMDVLELRGQDELADVIRGRDVRHILGGHLHYATNGMFAGIPVSVAGALAYTMDLSAPPRDLVGVDGGRSFTLVHLYDEAVVTSVVPLGPFPVVTHLGEAFLTEIEQLPPAGRIERFSRKPTAPEAE
- the rplS gene encoding 50S ribosomal protein L19, translated to MHILDHVDAASLRSDVPDFRPGDTVKVHVNIIEGTRSRIQVFQGVVIGRQGEGVRETFTVRKVSFQVGVERKFPVHSPVIDHIEVVTRGDVRRAKLYYLRKLRGKKAKIKEKRDS
- a CDS encoding YraN family protein, giving the protein MAHNAELGRHGEQLAVDHLESRGMRVVARNWRCRLGEIDIVARDGSDTVVVEVKTRTSQDYGHPFEAITPIKLARLRRLAIAWCEATDAPVARLRIDAVAVLAPTEAPALIEHLEGIG
- a CDS encoding YifB family Mg chelatase-like AAA ATPase gives rise to the protein MPVARTRSIALLGLTGSVVEVEADLSSQLPGFVIIGLPDAALTEARERVRSAAVNAGCPLPQRKLTVNLSPAALPKHGSGFDLAIAIACLAAAGEVSVDSVDRVVHLGELGLDGRLRPIDGILPAVLAAVRAGHDTVMVPAANAAEAALVPGVEVIGVSSLLEAAIRHGGDYEEQAVEAVPAIIRGEDGEPLVGDLADIAGNGDAVEALVTAAAGGHHLFLLGPPGAGKTMLASRLPGILPDLDSDAALEVSSIRSLSGRPLGATLSVRPPFEAPHHTASAAAIVGGGSRVIRPGAAARASHGVLFLDEAPEFASTVLDVLRQPLESGTISIHRASAVASFPARFQLVIAANPCPCGHHGVDDTSCTCSPVVRRRYLARISGPLLDRIDLQILVPRITTAGIRVAADLPGLSSAEARVRVDAARAIARERLRSTPWRTNSEMPGPWMRGAGRLHPGGRASAALDRALERGGITMRGYDRVLKTAWTIADLDGAAAPTAEHVGRAYFMRKGINA
- a CDS encoding ribonuclease HII, which gives rise to MSPTAIPNLKVERELFDTGAPVVLACDEVGRGALAGPVAVGLVLIEASVRRMPAGLRDSKLMTEPRREAMAPRAAAWVSGWAVGEASAAEIDELGIMACLGLAGARAYAALTAAQEVALDAPLLLDGNYDWLSPSIQHRARVTTRIKADRDCASVAAASVIAKVHRDRGMRSAHDDLPLYGWDENKGYSSRGHFAALAEHGPSALHRHTWLHERPEEAPALFDLGVG
- the lepB gene encoding signal peptidase I, giving the protein MTEEISTTRTDRAGSASARRKRSTLLFLRDLLVIFVVAVLVSFLIKTFLIRSFFIPSQSMEQTLVMDDRIIVNQLVPEVTPIEHGDVVVFKDPGGWLPARPETVQPPLVAAIDWFLAFVGLSAPDSNDHLVKRVIGLPGDHVTCCNALGQMSVNGVPLDEPYVALPPGETKVSRDDFDTVVPDGSLWVMGDNRYNSKDSRYNGETPLKGFVPIENVVGRAFVVSWPIDHWAWLGNYPEVFEGVDEGTG
- a CDS encoding DUF2469 family protein, yielding MDEDEFEDYDREVELALYREYRDIVSQFQYVVETERRFYLANEVELVRRDTEHDFYFELTMKDVWVWDVYRADRFVKSVRVLTFKDVNVEELATREFELPKELALDE